The window caagctccatcaggttggatgggaagcgtcagtgcacagcaattttaagatctctccagagatgttcaatcagattcaagtctgggctctggctgggccactcaaggacattcacagagttgtcctgaagccactcctttgatatcttggctgtgtgcttagggtcgttgtcctgctgaaagatgaaccgtcgccccagtctgaggtcaagagcgctctggagcaggttttcatccaggatgtctctgtacattgctgcagtcatctttccctttatcatgactagtctcccagtccctgccgctgaaaaacatccccacagcatgatgctcctaccactatgcttcactgtagggatggtattggcctagtgatgagtggtgcctagtttcctccaaacgtgactcctggcattcacgccaaagagttcaatcttcatCTCATAAGACCAGAgaaatttctttctcatggtctgagagtccttcaggtgccttttggcaaactccaggcgggctgccatgtgccttttactaaggagtgccttccgtctggtcactctaccattcagacctgattggtggattgctgcagagatggttgtccttctggaaggttctcctctctccacagaggacctctggagctctgacagagtgaccatcgggttcttggtcacctccctgactaaggcccttctcccctgatcgctcagtttagatagccggccagctctaggaagagtcctggtggtttcaaacgtcttccacttacggatgatggaggtcactgttctcattgggaccttcaaagcaacagaaatttttctgtaaccttccccagatttgtgcctcaagacaatcctgtctcggaggtctacagacaattcctttgacttcatgcttggtttgtgctctgacatgaactgtcaactgtggaaccttatattgacaggtgtgtgcctctccagatcatgtccaatcaactgaatttaccacaggtggactccaattaagctgcagaaacatctcaaggatgatcaagggaaacaggatgcacctgagctcaattttgagcatcatggcaaaggctgtgaatacttatgtacatgtgctttctcaatttttttatttttaataaatttgcaaaaatctcaagtaaacttttttcatgttgtcattatggagtgttgtgtgtagaattctgagggaaaaaatgaatttaatccattttggaataaggctgtaacataacaaaatgtggaaaaagtgatgtgctgtgaatactttccggatgcactgtaagtgcaAACATCTGAAAATACTGAGCTGCTCCTTCAAAGATTGAGAATCAGATCCTCTCAAGCATTTCCTTATACCCAGCTAAGAAATTCCCTGTCATCTGATTTTTCACAGATCTTCGTAGATCTATTACATCATGTATCTTTTTAAGTCCTTAATTTGCCAATACTGTATCTGGATAACTGTACTTCAAGATAAATTATTATAAAcactaaattattaaattatatgaaaGAGCAACATATATTTTAACTCAGCAGCCTTTGATTTCATATTGTATCATGGGACTATCAAAACAAACTTTACAATgtgctgaaaaaaagaattgtgcaTTTGCTACAATTTCATCATCAGACAGGATGTAAAATTTCATTACAGAATGCTTACGTCATTTTCCTGTAAATGGCCTAAAGACTGTCATCAACATAAATGACAGTCTAAGTTTTACAGTtgccattaaaggaatactccaaaattatttttatatgttacttacgcttgtgtggtttgtagtgatgaccaagaaatattttgtaatgtcatgttttcaggTAGAATTGAGATAATAAGTTTTCTGATAGAATAGGATCTTATATAGACCAACTCTGGGCaacaataaatatcaaaaatatccatgaaaaaaatctctggTTACTCATATAGTATaatccaggggtaggcaacgtcagtcctggagtgccacagtatgtgcaggtttttgttccaacccagttccttaacgagaactcaattattgctgatgaagcacatattgcttaagtgacattttaatgcttcgttttagtggtctcgcttgttaaggttctccaaccttaattgcttatttcaatcttaaactgctgcattcagtgttttaattgctccttattagcaataagatgtaaaacaggggtaggcaatgtcggtcctggtgagccgcagtggctacaggttttcattccaacccaattgcttaattagaaaccaatcattgacaatctcagaccttatttaattttatggcttgttagtctgtgcaatgtaaggcttttatatcgtagatttttttcctttccaaggatatcatccaaatgatttgaagcctaaaacagatcattttcagtctgtcacatttttctattaagtgttttattaaatcaaaccgtgcatgatgaacacacacagatgtaattggaaaaaagctagctggagaactgctggctgctttgtcttttacatcttattgctaataaggagcaattaaaacactgaatgcagcagtttaagattgaaataagcaattaaggttggagaaccttaacaagcgagaccactaaaatgaagcattaaaatgtcacttaagcaatatgtgcttcatcagcaataattgagttctcgttaaggaactgggttggaacaaaaacctgcacatactgtggcactccaggaccgacgttgcctaccccctggtataatccacatgtcaagtcatacAGTCATATACTCACAATGTGCAAGACATATGGATTTATTTCTAACATCTTGTTAAGAAAATACCtctggaaaataaaagtttacaAAGGAAGTCTGTTCACACTTTTGTATTGAACACCTGACTCTCccactcattcattggtcaagagacttgtcttcagttcaaatgtaTGATCCTGTATGAACAGATTTCCTGTTCATGGACTACTTTAATTCTGCCTAGGTATTTATTTGGCAATATTTTACCAAAGAATGCATGTGTTTTGAGATTTTTAAtggatattttgtatatttagttTGCTCTTGACAAGCATCAGCCAACATAGGCTCCTgttcttttagaaatatttgcattttcgATGAAAACATAAGCCAAAttattttctcagtcatcactacagACCACAAGGGGTAAgtaacaaatgtaaaaaacatcatttttgtgGGAATTCCTTCAAGTTTTACTCAACTGAAACATGCAATATTGATTAAAAACATGGATTAAATTAAAAACttattctcatttatttaaaGCAAGAAAAAGCACATGTTACATGTTGGGACTGATAGATGGATGGTGGATacattaatgtttgttttgtattcaGAGATAAAAGGTCATAATTAAAATGAGCTACTAAGGTATCAGACTGAAAAACAAGCAGAAACTATAGAAAACAATCACCTACAAAATACAACTATGGACTTTTACAAAACCTGAGctcctaaaaaatgtaaaatgtatctaCATAAACACTTGTTTAGTTGTCCATATGAGTCAATTGACATTCTTACTTTTATCTCTCaaaatcattttcttgttttaacacTATTAACAAATTTGTAGCAAATAGAATCATTAATGTCCCATAGGCCGCCctgtttgttatttattgttgatgtaaggatgtttaaataaaaaactatttgctCATTTATCAACAGTTCATGGATTAAATCCTTCAGTATAAAATAGCAGACATCATTACATTAATTAGCAGATTAACATGTTAACTGATTCTAAGGTATAACAAGCCAAATGCACCTATTACTCAGTTTTCATAGAGATTTTGAGTCAGATTTTCAAAAGGCAATGAAGCAGCTAAATGTCAGTGGTGTTAAAGGTAAAAATGATATTTCCCTCATTCCGCTCCCCAGGTTGCAAATTTTCAGCAGTAAAAATTGGGATATACAGTAGTTATACTGAAAATGTGTAATGCAAACCAAGTTGAGTATAATTTTGGGGACAGCAGTGAACATAATGGGTTCAAGGGTAAAGCGATTTCTGGGGAATAATTTGCTTTAGGATGTAGAAAGAGTAGTGGTTTATGTTCTtagcctgtgtactcatttcagACATTTGGAGGAAGAAAGTTACTGATCAATAATGTAGGTGTTGGGGGCAGTTGTGTTTTGCAGTGTAGTACTTGTGTGTATGAGTGTTTTTCTAAGGACAGACAGGACAATCTGAGGTTCTTGAAGACAAATGCATTTTCTGGACTAGGTgtctccaaaaacaaaacaacttcaaAAAATCTAAGACAGAGGGCACCCTTTATATCTTCAAATCTCAAATTTACATATTGATTATATACCTAGAAAACAGTCAGAATGCTTATATAAATTGGAAAACTTGCATTAGttacaagcaactgcttcatgaTTTTTATGACTTGGTTAGAATCTGGTGACATTTGCTTGCTCCCTCTTCAGCTGGAAAAGTCAGCCTGCACAAAGCTTTTATCAGCTCCAGTCTATTGTATAAGTATAGCACAGACTTGCAATTCTAGTATAGGTCTCTTCACTCCAACTATTCTTCCAAACTGGACTAAGGAACATTCTGTTTTCTTTACATTACTTCTAATTGCTGGCTTTGGTATGTCACCTAttattttggatttgtttaaatGTGGAGATCCTCACATGTGTCTAATATTTTTCTTCTCGACCTCTGATTCTAGGCCATTCTGATTAAACCTGTGACCTCAGGTCTCATAGCACTTCCAATAAGGAAACATAAAGATGACAAGCCAGCAGTCATGACAAAGACGGCTGTTAAAAACTTATATAGCATGATAGAAGACTCCTGCTGCTTCAGGTAAGACCAATAGTCGGAAAGGATGAGCATGTACGTATTCCCGTCCTTAGGAGGCTGGAGTCTGAGTACATGATTGGAGTCCAGTACCAACTCCCCAAACCCTGTTAGAGTGCTACCCACTTTTAGCATCTCTTCCTTCTCTTCCAGCCACCAGGGCTtctccatgtttaacagatgtcCAAAG of the Erpetoichthys calabaricus chromosome 2, fErpCal1.3, whole genome shotgun sequence genome contains:
- the LOC114645476 gene encoding mitochondrial ubiquitin ligase activator of NFKB 1-like, whose amino-acid sequence is MLTSHYVPTCYGVIQKSIVQQNKKVFNKITSTWVPKMKNLQETLKTVPFSLAANSDYDTRVSVLVESPLTATGLSLELVHSRLRFKDYFGHLLNMEKPWWLEEKEEMLKVGSTLTGFGELVLDSNHVLRLQPPKDGNTYMLILSDYWSYLKQQESSIMLYKFLTAVFVMTAGLSSLCFLIGSAMRPEVTGLIRMA